The following proteins come from a genomic window of Triticum aestivum cultivar Chinese Spring chromosome 6A, IWGSC CS RefSeq v2.1, whole genome shotgun sequence:
- the LOC123130566 gene encoding 23.6 kDa heat shock protein, mitochondrial — MALARLCLKKALAGRAAAMARPASASSHGGMDLRSLFSSAAADSAATRAPLEGETNRREVAVADRSSSATAPGGRWPWRDLRDFAPFRLVNGLGSALSHVAETLSRPLERWRPLFGKVREDEERYRLRFEVPGLGKDDVRVTVEDGALVIRGEKRVEDEHGGDGEWWSTSSYGCYHASLLLPEDARVDGIAAEVKDGVLYVTVPRVPGSQRSVTEVKVQ, encoded by the exons ATGGCTTTAGCTCGCCTGTGCCTCAAGAAGGCCCTCGCCGGCCGCGCGGCAGCTATGGCGAGGCCAGCATCagccagttctcacggaggaatggACCTCCGGTCCCTCTTCTCCTCCGCGGCAGCTGACAGCGCCGCGACCAGGGCTCCCCTGGAAGGAGAGACGAACCGCCGGGAGGTCGCCGTGGCGGACCGTTCCAGCTCTGCCACTGCTCCCGGGGGCCGTTGGCCTTGGAGAGACCTTCGGGACTTCGCGCCATTCCGCCTCGTCAACG GGCTTGGGAGCGCGCTGTCGCACGTCGCGGAGACCCTGAGCCGGCCGCTGGAGCGGTGGCGGCCGCTGTTCGGGAAGGTGCGGGAGGACGAGGAGCGGTACAGGCTGCGGTTCGAGGTGCCGGGGCTGGGGAAGGACGACGTGCGGGTCACCGTGGAGGACGGCGCGCTGGTCATCCGGGGCGAGAAGAGGGTGGAGGATGAGCACGGTGGCGACGGCGAATGGTGGTCGACGAGCAGCTACGGGTGCTACCACGCGAGCCTGCTGCTCCCGGAGGACGCGCGGGTGGACGGGATCGCGGCGGAGGTGAAGGACGGCGTGCTGTACGTGACGGTGCCGCGCGTGCCCGGGAGCCAGAGGAGCGTCACTGAGGTGAAGGTGCAGTGA